A genomic segment from Nicotiana sylvestris chromosome 1, ASM39365v2, whole genome shotgun sequence encodes:
- the LOC104213456 gene encoding uncharacterized protein — protein MDPCPFVRIVIGSLALKFSAESKPPPTATFDCKIKLKGFLTQSTTIPAFIQEKDAILDSRIHACFNFSKSELVKLVDKSNSRGKPCSLKIEIYGDNMGFGCFNGGKLLGSVLVPLDLKSLENIGHRGVVIKNGWVSVGGSSSTAELNLNVRAEPDPRFVFQFDGQPECSPQVFQVNGKNKQPVFTCKFSFRNSGDRNLRSRSSLSEPSTSTSCFSSDKETPVKERKGWSITVHDLSGSPVAAASMVTPFVPSQGSDRVSKSNPGSWLILRPGDNTWKPWGRLEAWRESNGELGYRFEIIPDGATDAITLVNSTISTKKGGKISIDIVNGATPLTSPNSSFDLSSGSGSGSDFGSQPGSGSWAHLLYRGFVMSSTVGGDGKCSKPEVEVGVQHVSCAEDAAAFVALAAAMDLSMDACRSFSQKLRKELRQQDQELW, from the exons ATGGATCCATGTCCTTTTGTGCGTATTGTGATCGGAAGTTTAGCCTTAAAGTTCTCGGCTGAATCAAAACCACCTCCTACTGCGACTTTTGACTGTAAAATCAAGCTTAAAGGTTTCTTGACGCAAAGTACAACAATCCCAGCGTTTATTCAAGAAAAAGATGCAATCTTGGACAGCAGAATCCATGCTTGTTTTAACTTCAGTAAGTCAGAGCTTGTGAAACTCGTTGACAAATCCAATAGTAGAGGAAAACCCTGTAGTTTAAAGATTGAAATATATGGGGATAATATGGGTTTTGGGTGTTTCAACGGTGGGAAGCTATTGGGCAGTGTTTTAGTGCCACTGGATTTGAAGAGTTTGGAGAATATTGGGCACAGAGGAGTTGTTATTAAGAATGGATGGGTTTCTGTTGGTGGGTCGTCGTCTACTGCAGAATTGAATTTGAACGTGAGAGCTGAACCTGACCCAAGATTTGTTTTTCAGTTTGATGGACAACCTGAGTGTAGTCCACAAGTTTTTCAAGTCAATGGCAAAAACAAGCAACCGGTTTTTACTTGCAAGTTCAGTTTCAGAAACTCCGGTGACCGGAACTTAAGATCCAG ATCGTCACTATCAGAACCAAGCACATCAACAAGCTGTTTTAGTTCTGATAAAGAGACACCCGTAAAAGAACGAAAAGGATGGTCAATTACAGTCCATGATCTATCGGGTTCACCCGTAGCAGCAGCATCAATGGTGACTCCATTCGTCCCATCACAAGGTTCGGATCGGGTCAGCAAGTCAAATCCCGGATCCTGGCTCATACTCCGACCCGGTGACAACACGTGGAAGCCATGGGGCCGCCTCGAAGCGTGGCGAGAAAGCAACGGCGAGCTCGGCTACCGCTTCGAGATCATTCCCGACGGAGCCACCGACGCCATTACATTAGTCAATTCTACAATCAGCACAAAAAAGGGTGGCAAAATCAGCATAGATATCGTCAACGGAGCGACCCCGTTGACTAGTCCCAACAGCAGCTTCGACCTAAGTTCCGGGTCAGGTTCCGGGTCGGACTTCGGGTCACAACCCGGGTCCGGATCATGGGCGCATCTGCTGTACAGAGGGTTTGTGATGTCGTCGACGGTGGGAGGTGACGGAAAATGCAGCAAACCGGAGGTGGAAGTAGGGGTGCAGCACGTGAGCTGTGCGGAGGATGCTGCGGCTTTTGTGGCGTTGGCAGCTGCCATGGATCTAAGTATGGATGCTTGTCGGTCATTTTCTCAGAAGCTTCGGAAAGAATTGAGGCAGCAAGATCAAGAATTATGGTGA